In a genomic window of Scyliorhinus torazame isolate Kashiwa2021f chromosome 5, sScyTor2.1, whole genome shotgun sequence:
- the LOC140421485 gene encoding uncharacterized protein, whose protein sequence is MATKSGCFFTPAGVRRGGFAVGKLKTDITSGSEYHQIFNMQENSNASSAEKCGDCEQGFRSLSELEAHQPSHTGERLFTCPECGKGFTWSSNLLRHQRVHSGETPFTCPECGKGFTRSSGLQQHQRVHTGERPFICSKCGKGFTDSSTLLKHQQVHTDERPFKCVDCARCYKSSLNLMRHQRAHTDERPFRCLDCGTGFRQSSELIVHQRIHTGERPFTCPECGKGFTRSSGLLQHQRVHTGERPFSCSKCGKGFSDSSTLLKHQQVHTEARPFQCTDCGKCYKSPVDLMRHQLVHTDERPFRCSHCGTGFRQSSLLTVHQRIHTRERPFTCFECGKGFTQSSTLQRHQRVHTGERPFPCFVCGKRFTRLSILTSHQRVCK, encoded by the exons atggcgacgAAGAGCGGCTGCTTCTTTACACCCGCA ggtgttagaaggggaggatttgcagttgggaaactgaaaacagacatcacatcaggatctgaatatcatcagatttttAACATGCAAGAAAATAGCAATGCTAGCAGTGCggagaaatgtggggactgtgagcaGGGATTCAGATCCCTTTCGGAGCTGGAAGCCCATCAgcccagtcacactggggagagactgttcacctgcccagaatgtgggaagggattcacctggtcatccaatctgctgagacaccagcgagttcatagtggggagacgccattcacctgcccagagtgtgggaagggattcactcgatcatcagggctgcaacaacaccagcgggttcacactggggagaggccattcatctgctccaagtgtggaaagggatttactgaTTCTTCCACTCTGTtgaaacaccagcaggttcacacggacgagagaccttttaaatgtgtagACTGTGCGAGGTGCTATAAAAGTTCCCTCAACCTAATGCGCCATCAGCGagctcacactgatgagagaccgttcaggtgcttggACTGTGGAACTGGGTTCAGGCAGTCATCTGAACTCattgtacaccagcgaattcacactggagagaggccgttcacctgccccgaatgtgggaagggattcactcgatcatcagggctgctacaacaccagcgagttcacaccggtgagaggccattctcctgctccaagtgtggaaagggattcagcgattcatccaccctgctgaaacaccagcaggttcacactgaagCGAGACCATTTCAATGCactgactgtgggaagtgctataaaagtcctGTGGATCTGATGCGccatcagcttgttcacactgatgagagaccattcagatgctctcactgtgggacagggtTCAGGCAATCATCTCTACTgactgtacaccagcgaattcacaccagggagaggccattcacctgcttcgagtgtgggaaaggattcactcagtcatccactctgcaaagacaccagcgagttcacactggggagagaccgttcccctgcttcgtgtgtgggaagagattcactcggttgtccATCCTGACAAGTCACCAGCGTGTTTGTAAATAA